From a region of the Nonlabens dokdonensis DSW-6 genome:
- a CDS encoding nucleotidyltransferase produces MIKTFYPKTNLNKVLEDITIALDITQRQYADAESRYQAVGKFLGDCPKISRYNPQVYPQGSFRLGTVVRPLLDGEEYDIDLVCLLQSSYNQTTQKHIKNLIGDRLKEPQYINQLDREHRRCWRLNYHTESKFHLDIIPAIPDDDSIKILNESRLPQNYINTAIGITDNTSDYYNSLSNDWTKSNPKGYAEWFKDQMKIQLNESIKNLVGLKGATIDDVPLYKIKTPLQRAVQILKRHRDLHFEHDDLDRPISIIITTLSAQAYNNENNIYDALISILQNMESFIGVDAEGNSVITNPVDVRENFADKWIEFPAREENFFLWLSRARMDFESLADVSNLEKLEMNLNEALGSRVVSRSILKNRSLFNSDSLPTVLRYPNAIDYSPNEQFIEEQYPMHLIYDLKINCKVKQDGFREQSLNNLFILKKNNSLKFFIQKNSTPKPYEVKWKVRNKGVKAKSHGVRGKIVNDNGTESKTEHSSFYGKHFVECYIIKNGMCVARHKIDVPIAGPLKVIASSNSRFF; encoded by the coding sequence ATGATTAAAACTTTCTACCCTAAAACCAATTTAAATAAAGTTTTAGAAGATATAACGATAGCTTTAGATATTACTCAACGTCAATATGCTGACGCTGAAAGCCGGTATCAAGCCGTCGGTAAGTTTTTAGGTGATTGTCCAAAAATAAGCAGGTACAACCCTCAGGTTTACCCACAAGGTTCATTCAGATTGGGCACAGTTGTTAGACCATTGCTAGATGGAGAAGAGTACGATATAGATTTAGTTTGTCTGCTACAAAGTAGCTATAATCAAACCACTCAAAAACATATAAAGAACTTAATTGGAGACAGATTAAAGGAGCCACAATATATAAATCAGTTGGATAGAGAACATAGAAGATGTTGGCGACTCAACTATCACACTGAATCTAAATTTCATTTAGATATAATTCCAGCAATTCCAGATGATGACTCAATAAAGATTTTGAATGAGAGCAGATTACCGCAAAACTATATAAATACGGCTATAGGCATTACTGACAACACAAGTGACTATTACAATTCACTTTCAAATGATTGGACGAAAAGTAATCCGAAGGGATACGCAGAGTGGTTCAAAGATCAAATGAAAATCCAGCTTAATGAAAGTATTAAAAATTTGGTAGGTTTAAAAGGTGCCACCATAGATGATGTGCCTTTATATAAAATAAAAACACCTTTACAGAGAGCTGTCCAGATATTGAAACGCCATCGTGATTTGCATTTTGAACACGACGACTTAGATAGACCTATTTCCATAATTATAACCACATTAAGTGCTCAAGCATATAACAACGAAAATAATATCTACGATGCTTTGATTTCTATTCTTCAAAATATGGAAAGTTTTATAGGTGTTGATGCAGAGGGCAACAGTGTAATTACTAATCCTGTAGATGTAAGAGAAAATTTTGCGGATAAATGGATTGAATTTCCGGCTCGTGAAGAAAATTTCTTTTTATGGTTAAGTCGCGCAAGAATGGATTTTGAGAGTTTAGCTGACGTTTCTAATTTGGAAAAGTTAGAAATGAATTTAAACGAAGCGCTTGGTTCAAGAGTTGTTTCAAGATCAATTCTAAAGAACCGCTCATTATTTAATTCGGATTCATTACCCACAGTGCTTCGATATCCTAATGCAATTGACTACAGCCCAAATGAGCAATTTATTGAAGAACAATATCCAATGCATCTCATATATGACCTTAAAATTAATTGCAAGGTTAAACAAGATGGATTTCGGGAACAGTCCTTGAATAACTTATTTATTCTCAAAAAGAATAATTCTCTTAAGTTTTTTATCCAAAAAAATTCTACACCCAAACCTTATGAGGTCAAATGGAAAGTTAGAAATAAAGGCGTAAAAGCCAAAAGTCACGGCGTACGTGGAAAAATAGTAAACGACAATGGGACTGAATCTAAAACTGAACATTCCAGTTTTTATGGAAAACATTTTGTTGAATGCTATATTATAAAAAACGGTATGTGCGTTGCAAGACATAAAATAGATGTTCCCATTGCTGGTCCGCTTAAAGTTATTGCATCCAGTAATTCTAGATTTTTTTAA